A region of Rhizobium indicum DNA encodes the following proteins:
- a CDS encoding LacI family DNA-binding transcriptional regulator gives MNDGPVNGDKTPKKERMRFVSAEQVAQLAGVSRSAVSRTFTPGTSVAPATREKVLRAAEELGYHVNDLARGVLANQSRLVGIVATRPEVGFRAHLAAALAKCLIKRGSIPILINTGQTEEELLAAQKMLIGHRAEAIIILSGSPPASFFELAQRNGQPLVVIGRSEPDADHVRAGNSEASRKAATAFYESGRRRLAVIGSNTGTPAIIERESAFLSTAESLGVSVVVGRGGDSDYDGGVSAARALFSQTIKPDAVFCANDQIAFGLMDVVRLETRLRIPEDVAVIGFDDVPESSWLSYQLTTFRQDPLTMAQRAVELMERRLENPDLPPGYERVIPELVIRQSFRL, from the coding sequence ATGAATGATGGTCCAGTGAACGGCGACAAGACGCCAAAGAAAGAACGCATGCGCTTCGTCAGCGCCGAGCAGGTGGCGCAATTGGCGGGCGTTTCGCGCTCCGCCGTCTCGCGTACCTTCACGCCGGGCACGAGCGTCGCGCCTGCAACGCGCGAAAAGGTGCTGCGGGCGGCTGAAGAACTCGGCTACCATGTCAACGACCTGGCGCGCGGCGTGCTTGCCAATCAGAGCCGCCTTGTCGGTATCGTCGCGACCCGGCCGGAAGTGGGTTTTCGCGCGCATCTGGCCGCAGCGCTTGCCAAATGCCTGATCAAACGCGGCAGCATCCCGATTCTCATCAACACCGGCCAGACGGAAGAAGAGCTGCTGGCCGCCCAGAAGATGCTGATCGGCCACCGTGCCGAGGCGATCATCATCCTGTCCGGCTCGCCGCCGGCGAGTTTCTTCGAACTCGCGCAGCGAAATGGCCAGCCGCTCGTGGTGATCGGCCGTTCGGAACCCGACGCCGACCATGTGCGCGCCGGCAACTCCGAGGCCTCCCGCAAGGCGGCGACGGCCTTTTATGAAAGCGGCAGACGGCGGCTGGCGGTCATCGGCTCCAACACCGGAACGCCTGCTATCATCGAGCGCGAAAGCGCCTTCCTGTCGACAGCCGAGTCGCTCGGTGTATCCGTCGTCGTCGGGCGTGGCGGCGATTCCGATTATGACGGCGGCGTCAGCGCCGCACGCGCGCTCTTCTCGCAGACGATCAAACCCGACGCCGTCTTCTGCGCCAACGACCAGATCGCTTTCGGGCTGATGGATGTCGTGCGCCTGGAAACGCGGCTGCGCATTCCCGAGGATGTCGCCGTCATCGGCTTCGACGACGTGCCGGAATCCTCCTGGCTGAGCTATCAGCTGACCACCTTCCGCCAGGACCCGCTGACCATGGCGCAGCGCGCCGTCGAACTGATGGAGCGGCGGCTTGAAAACCCGGACTTGCCTCCGGGTTACGAACGCGTCATTCCGGAGCTCGTCATCCGCCAGAGCTTCAGACTCTGA
- a CDS encoding ABC transporter ATP-binding protein yields the protein MAEELETERPDVREDGRRPPRAVVGSHRVEEEMFGKAFDGNIVKRIWVFVHPYRRQVLWSVVAVLTFTMMQLTIPLIIRYAIDHGMSPGGNHSALVWSIVAFTIAILINYAASYAQETLVGGVAEDVLFDIRKAMFSHLQRVSLSFMDKTEVGRLMSRLQGDVNSMQEFLETSVLSVGDIVLLFGIVFVMLYLDFKLGLLTLSVLPVLFIVRLFWLPLARKSFMAAHETNSVANGALAEAIHGVRAVQSMDRQGVNFTLYDDKAHANLKTHLTAARYAQVMVPIVDSLTGVAMALVIVVGGARVLNQALDVGVLVAFLFYIQRFFDPIRSLTLQYSVMQRAMASGQRLTEVLDVPVDIKDAPDAKALSRDMDGSVEFKDVVFGYNPKHPVLKHVSFKVNPGETVALVGPTGSGKSSCMSLIHRFYDVQQGQVLVGGDDVRDLTQDSLGAQIAMVLQEPFLFTGTVFENIRYHKLEATREQVIEAAKAVGAHDFVMRLPDGYDSVLGERGGNLSLGQRQLLSFARALVADAKILVLDEATANIDSYTEMLIQKALVKLLENRTGLVIAHRLATIREADRIIVLQNGEIIESGDHRQLMKNGKLYSKLYNLNYSSFDDIPEDVLEETAAAESAT from the coding sequence ATGGCCGAGGAACTGGAAACCGAGCGTCCCGACGTTCGCGAGGATGGACGCCGCCCGCCGCGGGCGGTGGTCGGTTCGCATCGCGTCGAGGAGGAGATGTTTGGCAAGGCCTTCGACGGCAATATCGTCAAGCGCATCTGGGTTTTCGTTCACCCCTATCGCCGCCAGGTCCTGTGGTCCGTCGTCGCCGTTCTGACCTTCACGATGATGCAGCTCACCATCCCGCTGATCATCCGCTATGCCATCGACCACGGCATGTCGCCGGGCGGCAACCATTCGGCCCTGGTGTGGTCGATCGTCGCCTTCACGATTGCCATCCTCATCAACTATGCGGCAAGCTATGCGCAGGAGACGCTGGTCGGCGGCGTGGCCGAGGACGTGCTCTTCGATATCCGCAAGGCGATGTTTTCGCATCTCCAGCGCGTCTCGCTGTCCTTCATGGACAAGACCGAAGTCGGCCGGTTGATGTCGCGCCTGCAGGGCGACGTCAACTCGATGCAGGAATTCCTCGAAACCTCGGTGCTGTCAGTCGGCGACATCGTGCTGCTCTTCGGCATCGTCTTCGTGATGCTCTATCTCGATTTCAAATTGGGGCTGCTGACGCTCTCGGTGCTGCCGGTGCTGTTCATCGTCCGGCTGTTCTGGCTGCCGCTGGCCCGCAAATCCTTCATGGCCGCGCACGAGACCAATTCGGTCGCGAACGGTGCGCTTGCAGAAGCGATCCATGGCGTGCGCGCCGTCCAGAGCATGGACAGGCAGGGCGTCAACTTCACGCTTTACGACGACAAGGCGCATGCCAACCTCAAGACGCATCTGACGGCGGCGCGCTATGCGCAGGTGATGGTGCCGATCGTCGACAGCCTGACCGGCGTGGCGATGGCGCTCGTCATCGTCGTCGGCGGCGCGCGCGTTCTCAATCAGGCGCTCGATGTCGGCGTGCTCGTCGCCTTCCTGTTCTACATCCAGCGCTTCTTCGACCCGATCCGTTCGCTGACCCTGCAATATTCGGTGATGCAGCGCGCCATGGCGTCCGGCCAGCGGCTGACCGAAGTGCTCGACGTGCCTGTCGACATCAAGGACGCGCCCGACGCCAAAGCCTTGTCGCGCGACATGGACGGATCGGTGGAATTCAAGGACGTCGTCTTCGGCTACAATCCGAAACACCCGGTGCTGAAGCACGTCAGCTTCAAGGTCAATCCCGGCGAGACGGTGGCGCTGGTCGGGCCGACGGGGTCCGGCAAATCGAGCTGCATGTCGCTGATCCATCGCTTCTACGACGTGCAGCAGGGCCAGGTGCTGGTCGGCGGCGACGATGTGCGTGATCTGACGCAGGATTCGCTCGGAGCGCAGATCGCCATGGTGCTGCAGGAGCCCTTCCTCTTTACCGGCACCGTCTTCGAGAACATCCGCTACCACAAGCTGGAGGCGACGCGCGAACAGGTGATCGAGGCCGCCAAAGCCGTCGGCGCGCATGACTTCGTGATGCGCCTGCCCGATGGTTACGACAGTGTCCTCGGCGAGCGCGGCGGCAACCTCTCGCTCGGCCAGCGCCAGCTTTTAAGCTTTGCACGCGCATTGGTGGCGGACGCGAAGATCCTCGTCCTCGACGAAGCGACGGCCAATATCGACAGCTATACCGAGATGCTGATCCAGAAGGCGCTGGTGAAGCTGCTCGAAAACCGCACCGGCCTCGTCATCGCCCATCGCCTCGCAACGATCCGCGAGGCGGACCGCATCATCGTGCTGCAGAACGGCGAAATCATCGAAAGCGGCGACCACCGTCAGCTGATGAAGAACGGCAAGCTCTATTCCAAGCTCTACAATCTGAACTACTCCTCCTTCGACGACATTCCCGAAGACGTGCTGGAAGAGACGGCGGCAGCGGAGTCGGCGACCTAG
- a CDS encoding ABC transporter ATP-binding protein, translated as MNPQMESAKVKVQSIPSWICRLFGPASDHTSIGKNTVSSDVLTRATKPSASMALATAAGWGRGLFTLVRITMMAFRHPWQSGFAIGATLVASTFQLMIPRLLGQAVDHTQMAMSGGAAGLLAQDALLTTALLLLGASVLRGLFTMVQNYYSEAVGHHIGYELRLACYEKIQRLSFSFHDTVHSGDLITVGLLDLEGVRMYFSTALVRMILLSTLIGIGAYMLLSTDVVLGLLALSFVPFVGWRSSVTQLRLRATWLDLQERLSVLTRIMEENLGGIRVVRAFAAHEHEISKFEVASKSALALAHQRVGIRVTNTSAMTFSFFAAMGLVLWVGGGKVMSGEITVGTLASFLTFMTILQMPVRQLGLMVNAFARASTCGSRLFALLDLDVAIKDAPDATELNVTDGVLRFENVSFAYPGSEKRSVLDDVSFEARRGQTIGIVGPPGSGKSTIAHLIPRFYDVSGGKITIDGQDIRKATLQSLRRAVAVVQQDSFLFTTTIENNIAYGDPWAKEGRIERASESAQLHNYVLGLPIGYGTVVGERGVSLSGGQRQRLSIARALMLKPAVMVFDDSTAAIDAATEQRIRGAMRRYAADRVTIIVAHRLSSLMHADQILFVEDGRIVERGTHEALLSLGGRYKALYDLQVRPGDEVLSA; from the coding sequence TTGAACCCCCAAATGGAATCGGCAAAAGTGAAGGTGCAATCAATCCCTTCATGGATTTGCCGTCTTTTCGGGCCAGCGTCCGACCACACATCTATTGGAAAAAATACCGTGAGCAGCGATGTGTTAACACGCGCGACGAAGCCTTCGGCTTCGATGGCGCTTGCAACTGCGGCAGGCTGGGGCCGAGGCCTCTTCACATTGGTGCGCATCACCATGATGGCCTTCCGCCACCCCTGGCAATCCGGCTTTGCAATCGGCGCCACGCTTGTTGCCTCCACCTTCCAGCTGATGATCCCGCGCCTTCTCGGCCAGGCCGTCGACCATACGCAGATGGCGATGAGCGGTGGTGCGGCGGGTCTGCTGGCACAGGACGCGCTTTTGACCACGGCATTGTTGCTGCTTGGCGCCAGCGTGCTGCGCGGCCTCTTCACCATGGTCCAGAACTATTACAGCGAAGCCGTCGGCCATCACATCGGATATGAGTTGCGGCTGGCCTGCTACGAGAAGATCCAGCGGCTCTCCTTCAGCTTTCATGACACCGTTCATTCCGGCGACCTGATCACCGTCGGCCTGCTCGATCTCGAAGGCGTGCGCATGTATTTTTCCACCGCACTCGTCCGGATGATCCTGCTGTCGACCCTGATCGGCATCGGCGCCTATATGCTGCTGTCGACCGATGTCGTGCTCGGCCTCCTGGCGCTGAGTTTCGTGCCCTTCGTCGGCTGGCGCTCATCGGTGACGCAGCTCAGGCTACGCGCCACCTGGCTCGACCTGCAGGAGCGGCTTTCGGTGCTGACCCGCATCATGGAGGAAAATCTCGGCGGTATCCGCGTCGTGCGCGCCTTTGCCGCCCACGAACACGAGATTTCGAAATTCGAGGTGGCGTCGAAGAGCGCGCTGGCGCTCGCGCATCAGCGCGTCGGCATCCGCGTCACCAACACCAGCGCCATGACCTTCTCCTTCTTCGCTGCGATGGGTCTGGTGCTCTGGGTCGGCGGCGGCAAGGTAATGTCGGGTGAAATCACCGTCGGCACGCTGGCCTCGTTCCTGACCTTCATGACCATCCTGCAGATGCCGGTGCGCCAGCTCGGCCTGATGGTCAATGCCTTTGCCCGCGCCTCCACCTGCGGCTCGCGCCTCTTTGCCCTTCTCGACCTCGACGTCGCGATCAAGGATGCGCCGGATGCGACAGAGCTGAACGTCACGGACGGCGTGCTGCGCTTCGAGAATGTCAGCTTCGCCTATCCCGGTTCGGAAAAGCGCAGCGTGCTCGACGATGTCTCCTTCGAAGCCAGGCGTGGCCAGACGATCGGCATCGTCGGCCCGCCCGGCAGCGGCAAGTCGACGATCGCCCATCTCATTCCCCGCTTCTACGACGTCAGCGGCGGCAAGATCACGATCGACGGTCAGGACATCCGCAAGGCGACGCTGCAATCGCTGCGCCGGGCGGTTGCCGTCGTGCAGCAGGATTCCTTCCTGTTCACGACGACGATCGAAAACAACATCGCCTATGGCGACCCATGGGCGAAGGAAGGCCGCATCGAGCGCGCCAGTGAAAGCGCCCAACTTCACAATTACGTGCTTGGCCTGCCAATAGGCTACGGCACCGTCGTCGGCGAGCGCGGCGTTTCGCTGTCCGGCGGCCAGCGGCAGCGTCTTTCGATCGCCCGCGCGCTGATGTTGAAACCGGCGGTGATGGTGTTCGACGATTCGACAGCGGCTATCGACGCCGCCACCGAACAGCGCATCCGCGGCGCCATGCGCCGCTATGCCGCCGACCGGGTGACGATCATCGTCGCCCACCGCCTGAGCTCGCTGATGCATGCCGACCAGATCCTGTTCGTCGAAGACGGCCGGATCGTCGAGCGCGGAACGCATGAAGCGCTGCTTTCGCTCGGCGGGCGCTACAAGGCGCTCTACGACCTGCAGGTGCGGCCGGGCGACGAGGTCTTGAGCGCCTAG
- a CDS encoding flavodoxin family protein: MPLKALALNATLKSSDAKEASSTDRMIGLIDKAMSAHGVVTEVLRLADFNVKPGVTSDEGPGDDWPDIRAKVLSADILLMATPIWLGQPSSVCKRALERMDAFLEETDEDGRMVSYGRVAAVAVVGNEDGAHHVSAELFQALNDVGFTIPANAVAYWVGEAMGSTNFVDLDKVPKVVTKAVDMLARNTAHLAGLLKAKQYPGEGR, encoded by the coding sequence ATGCCGCTGAAAGCCCTCGCCCTCAACGCCACGCTGAAGAGCAGCGACGCCAAGGAGGCGTCCTCGACCGACCGGATGATCGGTCTTATCGACAAGGCAATGTCCGCACACGGCGTTGTGACCGAAGTGCTCCGCCTTGCCGATTTCAACGTCAAGCCGGGCGTAACATCCGACGAAGGCCCCGGCGATGATTGGCCTGATATCCGCGCCAAGGTGCTCTCCGCCGATATCCTGCTGATGGCGACGCCGATCTGGCTCGGCCAGCCGTCCAGTGTCTGCAAGCGGGCGCTGGAGCGCATGGACGCCTTCCTCGAGGAAACGGACGAAGATGGCCGTATGGTTTCCTATGGCAGGGTCGCGGCTGTTGCCGTCGTGGGCAATGAGGACGGCGCCCATCATGTATCGGCCGAGCTCTTTCAGGCGCTGAACGACGTCGGCTTCACCATTCCGGCGAATGCGGTCGCCTATTGGGTTGGCGAGGCGATGGGTTCCACCAATTTCGTCGATCTCGACAAGGTGCCGAAGGTCGTGACGAAAGCCGTCGACATGCTGGCGCGCAACACGGCGCATCTGGCGGGCCTGCTGAAGGCAAAACAATATCCGGGCGAGGGCCGCTGA
- a CDS encoding FAD/NAD(P)-binding protein encodes MTVQGLFSARANAAAQISAVPRIAIVGRGFSGMMTAIALMKTVRAPFHLQLFDPNSSVSGGQALASVRSSTILNTRVRDLSVSVGDNDDFNDWLCSNAAFRAAVPAAIPGFRQIFVPKEIFSDYVYQRFSEALAARRDITVQVCNDPVVAIRRSHGNRFLLESANPANPLFDTVILATGYGLTAPDAGGEDVSPIRAQRLVARPHAVLLGSGIRVVDQLLQLRDSGYAGQVTIISRRGFLPQSHTPNSADPVFPAEALPQSLPEIVRFIRQACREAEEAGRSWQSVMNGLRKHARSLWRSLPARDKHQFNRHLRAIYDSHRNRLPEAMHLRLKRELAEGRTVLRRGRAGRRGLSGLFFTPAGSAAEEVIHAERIIDCRCQAPDLSAPLMQSLLSAGLAMPDELSLGLAVNARGEPFLEDGSTVAGLFAVGPLGLGSLPDIDLVPEIVSQAYAAAERINERFYPQVKAV; translated from the coding sequence ATGACGGTTCAGGGACTTTTTTCCGCCAGAGCCAATGCGGCGGCGCAGATATCAGCCGTACCGCGCATTGCGATCGTCGGGCGCGGCTTTTCCGGCATGATGACGGCTATCGCGCTGATGAAGACGGTGCGCGCGCCCTTCCACCTGCAGCTGTTCGATCCGAATTCGTCGGTCAGCGGTGGGCAGGCGCTGGCCTCAGTCCGTTCCTCGACGATCCTCAACACCCGCGTCCGCGATCTCTCGGTTTCGGTCGGCGACAACGACGATTTCAACGACTGGCTCTGCAGCAATGCCGCCTTCCGCGCCGCCGTGCCGGCCGCCATTCCCGGATTCCGGCAGATCTTCGTGCCGAAGGAGATCTTCAGCGATTATGTCTACCAGCGCTTTTCGGAAGCGCTTGCCGCGCGTAGGGACATCACCGTCCAGGTCTGCAACGATCCGGTCGTGGCGATCCGCAGGAGCCACGGCAACCGCTTCCTGCTTGAAAGCGCCAATCCAGCTAACCCGCTGTTTGACACCGTCATCCTCGCCACCGGCTACGGCCTGACCGCGCCGGATGCCGGCGGCGAGGACGTTTCGCCAATCAGGGCCCAGCGCCTCGTCGCGCGGCCGCATGCGGTGTTGCTCGGCAGCGGCATCCGCGTCGTCGACCAGCTGCTGCAGCTGCGCGATTCCGGCTATGCCGGCCAGGTGACGATCATTTCCCGGCGCGGATTCCTGCCCCAGAGCCATACGCCGAATTCCGCCGATCCGGTCTTCCCCGCCGAAGCGCTGCCGCAGAGCCTGCCGGAGATCGTCCGCTTCATCCGTCAAGCCTGTCGCGAGGCGGAGGAAGCGGGGCGAAGCTGGCAATCGGTGATGAACGGCCTCAGAAAACATGCCCGTTCGCTCTGGCGCTCGCTGCCGGCGCGCGACAAGCATCAGTTCAACCGCCATCTCAGGGCAATCTACGACAGCCATCGCAACCGCCTGCCGGAAGCCATGCACCTGCGCCTGAAACGCGAGCTCGCCGAAGGCCGCACGGTGCTGCGCCGCGGCCGGGCCGGCCGCCGGGGCTTGAGCGGCCTGTTCTTCACACCGGCCGGTTCCGCTGCCGAGGAAGTCATCCATGCCGAGCGCATCATCGATTGCCGCTGCCAGGCGCCTGATCTTTCAGCACCCTTGATGCAGAGCCTGCTTTCCGCCGGCCTCGCCATGCCGGACGAGCTTTCGCTCGGGCTCGCGGTCAATGCGCGCGGTGAGCCCTTCCTGGAGGATGGTTCGACGGTCGCCGGGCTCTTTGCAGTCGGCCCGCTCGGTCTCGGAAGCCTGCCCGATATCGATCTCGTGCCGGAGATCGTGTCGCAGGCCTATGCCGCTGCCGAGCGGATCAATGAGAGGTTCTACCCGCAGGTCAAGGCCGTCTGA
- a CDS encoding hybrid sensor histidine kinase/response regulator, whose product MEVLNRHDTSLDEEGRFRLLVDAITDYAIYMLSPEGIVTSWNTGAQRFKGYKPSEILGEHFSRFYLEEDRAAGIPARALATAEEHGRFEGEGWRQRKDGTRFWAHVIIDPIRRPSGELIGYAKITRDLTERRAAEQTIRQSEEQFRRLVQGVSDYAIYMLDPDGNVSSWNFGAERIKGYRPQEIIGRHFSTFYTAEDREAGVPQTALDIARAEGRFEREGWRVRKDGTRFWASIVIDVIRDDEGDVLGFAKITRDITEKMETQRALEQAREELFQSQKMEAIGQLTGGIAHDFNNLLMAVLGSLEILKKRMPQDLSLTSLVDNAMQGAQRGAALTQRMLAFSRRQELHMEPIDVSGLVRGMMDILSRSLGPLTVIETSFPVRLPTIMTDPNQLEMAILNLVVNARDAMPSGGRIALRASEESVPSGKSPLPPGRYVRIAVVDEGEGMDAKTVEQAITPFFTTKGIGKGTGLGLSMVQGLASQSGGRLILKSSLGQGTTAELWFPVVIAEQVTAVAADLPQREENAPRRLRIVAVDDDGLVLMNTTLMLEDLGHTVFEAMAGSEALDILRKQQVDLVICDHAMPRMTGAQLAQAIRDEWPDMPIILATGYAEIPEGAGIVDLPRLGKPFSQAQLAEAISRIAS is encoded by the coding sequence ATGGAAGTGCTGAATCGACATGACACGTCTCTTGACGAAGAGGGACGCTTTCGCCTTCTGGTCGATGCCATCACCGACTACGCTATCTATATGCTGAGCCCCGAAGGCATCGTCACCAGCTGGAATACTGGCGCCCAGCGCTTTAAAGGTTACAAGCCTTCTGAAATTCTCGGCGAGCATTTTTCCCGTTTCTATCTGGAAGAGGACCGCGCCGCGGGAATACCGGCACGCGCGCTCGCCACGGCGGAGGAGCATGGCCGGTTCGAGGGGGAAGGCTGGCGCCAGCGCAAGGATGGAACCCGCTTCTGGGCGCATGTGATCATCGATCCGATCCGTCGTCCCTCCGGCGAGCTCATCGGCTATGCCAAGATCACCCGCGACCTGACCGAACGCAGAGCAGCTGAACAGACTATCCGCCAGAGCGAGGAACAATTCCGCCGGCTCGTCCAGGGCGTCTCGGATTATGCGATCTACATGCTCGATCCCGACGGCAATGTCAGCAGTTGGAATTTCGGCGCCGAGCGTATCAAGGGCTATCGACCGCAAGAAATCATCGGCCGGCATTTCTCGACCTTCTATACCGCCGAGGACCGCGAAGCCGGCGTGCCGCAGACCGCGCTCGATATTGCGCGCGCCGAGGGCCGGTTCGAGAGGGAAGGCTGGCGTGTCCGCAAGGACGGCACCCGTTTTTGGGCCAGCATCGTCATCGACGTCATTCGGGACGACGAAGGCGATGTGCTCGGTTTCGCGAAGATCACCCGCGATATCACCGAGAAGATGGAGACCCAGCGGGCACTGGAGCAGGCGCGCGAAGAGCTCTTCCAGTCGCAGAAGATGGAGGCGATCGGTCAATTGACCGGCGGTATCGCCCATGATTTCAACAATCTGCTGATGGCTGTGCTCGGCAGTCTCGAAATCCTGAAGAAGCGCATGCCGCAGGATCTCTCGCTGACATCGCTGGTCGACAACGCCATGCAGGGCGCCCAGCGCGGTGCCGCGCTGACGCAGCGCATGCTGGCCTTTTCCCGCCGGCAGGAACTGCACATGGAGCCGATCGACGTCTCCGGACTGGTCCGTGGCATGATGGATATTCTGAGCCGTTCGCTCGGCCCGCTCACCGTGATCGAGACCTCGTTCCCCGTCAGGCTGCCGACGATCATGACCGATCCGAACCAGCTGGAGATGGCGATCCTGAACCTCGTCGTCAACGCCCGCGATGCGATGCCATCCGGCGGCCGGATCGCGCTTCGCGCTTCCGAGGAATCGGTCCCGTCAGGCAAGAGTCCGCTGCCGCCCGGCCGCTATGTGCGCATCGCGGTAGTCGATGAAGGCGAAGGCATGGATGCAAAGACGGTGGAGCAGGCAATCACGCCGTTCTTCACCACCAAGGGTATCGGCAAAGGCACCGGTCTCGGCCTTTCCATGGTTCAGGGCCTTGCGTCCCAGTCCGGCGGCCGCCTCATCCTGAAGAGCAGCCTCGGCCAAGGCACGACGGCCGAATTGTGGTTCCCGGTCGTCATTGCCGAGCAGGTGACCGCGGTAGCTGCAGACCTGCCGCAACGCGAGGAAAACGCGCCGCGTCGGCTGCGCATCGTCGCCGTCGATGACGATGGTCTGGTGCTGATGAATACGACACTGATGCTCGAGGATCTCGGCCATACCGTATTCGAGGCGATGGCGGGTTCCGAGGCGCTCGACATCCTGCGCAAGCAGCAGGTCGATCTGGTGATTTGCGACCATGCCATGCCGCGCATGACGGGCGCGCAGCTCGCCCAGGCGATCCGCGACGAATGGCCTGATATGCCGATCATCCTCGCAACCGGTTACGCCGAAATCCCCGAAGGGGCAGGCATCGTCGATCTGCCCCGCCTGGGCAAACCCTTCTCGCAGGCGCAGCTCGCCGAGGCGATCAGCCGGATCGCTTCATAA
- a CDS encoding SURF1 family protein, translating to MTVTKGRRQRHPQAPSEKSERRHYQVKRAIFAGCLVLLAAALSALGTWQVERLAWKRDLIARVDQRVHASPVPAPARADWDQVNATDDEYRRVTAAGMLANDKETLVYASTALGPGYWVLAPLTLADGTSILINRGFVPTDRRDPASRREGELSGRVEITGLMRMTEPKGSLLQSNDVVADRWYSRDVAAIAQKRGIGAIAPYFIDADAAANPGGLPVGGLTVIAFPNNHLVYAITWYALAAMVLALLVFILRGERDSRRRL from the coding sequence GTGACGGTCACGAAGGGGCGGCGGCAGCGTCATCCGCAGGCTCCCTCGGAAAAATCGGAAAGACGGCATTATCAGGTCAAACGCGCGATCTTCGCCGGCTGCCTGGTGCTGCTTGCCGCGGCACTTTCCGCACTCGGCACCTGGCAGGTCGAGCGGTTGGCTTGGAAACGCGACCTCATCGCCCGCGTCGACCAGCGTGTGCATGCGTCACCCGTGCCGGCCCCGGCGCGCGCCGACTGGGACCAGGTCAATGCCACTGATGACGAATATCGGCGGGTGACCGCGGCCGGGATGCTGGCGAACGACAAGGAAACGCTGGTCTATGCCTCAACCGCGCTGGGACCGGGATATTGGGTGTTGGCGCCGCTGACGCTTGCCGACGGGACATCAATCCTCATCAATCGTGGTTTCGTGCCGACCGACCGGCGCGACCCGGCCTCGCGCCGCGAGGGTGAACTATCCGGCCGGGTCGAGATCACCGGGCTGATGCGGATGACGGAGCCGAAGGGATCGCTGCTGCAATCCAACGACGTCGTAGCCGACCGCTGGTATTCGCGCGATGTCGCAGCGATCGCGCAAAAGCGCGGCATCGGTGCGATCGCGCCCTATTTCATCGACGCCGATGCGGCTGCCAATCCGGGAGGCCTGCCTGTCGGCGGCCTGACCGTCATCGCTTTCCCCAACAACCATCTCGTCTACGCGATCACCTGGTACGCCCTGGCGGCAATGGTGCTGGCATTGCTGGTGTTCATTCTTCGCGGTGAGAGGGATAGCCGACGCCGCTTATGA
- the cyoD gene encoding cytochrome o ubiquinol oxidase subunit IV: MSSQAPAHEDAHEAHHGHSHGHQAGHGTFRSYMTGFVLSVILTAIPFWLVMSGVFASPTLTAVLVMGLGAIQIVVHMVFFLHMNTRSEGGWTIMALIFTLIIVAIALSGSLWVMHHLNTNMMPMSPEMMKNMP, from the coding sequence ATGAGTTCGCAAGCACCTGCACATGAGGACGCCCACGAGGCTCATCACGGCCACAGCCACGGCCATCAGGCCGGCCATGGCACGTTCCGCAGCTACATGACGGGCTTCGTGCTCTCCGTCATCCTGACCGCCATTCCCTTCTGGCTGGTCATGTCAGGCGTCTTCGCCAGCCCGACGCTGACGGCGGTTCTGGTGATGGGCCTGGGTGCGATCCAGATCGTCGTCCACATGGTCTTCTTCCTGCACATGAATACCAGGAGCGAGGGCGGCTGGACGATCATGGCGCTGATCTTCACCCTCATCATCGTCGCCATCGCGCTCTCCGGTTCGCTCTGGGTCATGCATCATCTCAACACCAACATGATGCCGATGAGCCCCGAGATGATGAAGAACATGCCGTGA
- the cyoC gene encoding cytochrome o ubiquinol oxidase subunit III has product MSDHTIDTAEKPEFYLTVDHHPENSTNLGFWLYLMSDCLIFAVLFATHGVLGRNYAAGPSPADLFDLPIVALNTSMLLFSSITYGFAMLQMERNAKAETLFWLGVTGLFGAAFIGLELYEFIHLIHEGAGPTRSAFLSSFFTLVGTHGLHVTFGIIWLITLMVQVSMHGLIEANRRRLMCLSMFWHFLDVVWIGVFSFVYLLGVLG; this is encoded by the coding sequence ATGAGCGATCACACCATCGACACGGCCGAAAAGCCTGAATTCTACCTGACGGTAGATCATCATCCGGAGAACAGCACCAATCTCGGTTTCTGGCTCTACCTGATGAGCGACTGCCTGATCTTCGCGGTGCTGTTTGCCACGCATGGCGTGCTCGGCCGCAATTATGCCGCCGGCCCGTCGCCGGCCGATCTCTTCGATCTGCCGATCGTTGCCCTCAACACCTCGATGCTGCTGTTCTCCTCGATCACCTACGGCTTCGCCATGCTGCAGATGGAGCGGAACGCAAAGGCGGAAACGCTGTTCTGGCTTGGCGTCACCGGCCTGTTCGGCGCGGCTTTCATCGGGCTCGAGCTCTACGAGTTCATCCACCTGATCCATGAAGGCGCCGGGCCGACGCGCAGCGCCTTCCTGTCTTCTTTCTTCACACTGGTCGGCACGCACGGTCTGCACGTCACCTTCGGCATCATCTGGCTGATCACGCTGATGGTGCAGGTATCGATGCACGGGCTGATCGAGGCCAACCGCCGCCGCCTGATGTGCCTGTCGATGTTCTGGCACTTCCTCGACGTCGTCTGGATCGGCGTCTTTTCCTTCGTCTATCTGTTGGGAGTTCTCGGATGA